The following coding sequences are from one Bradyrhizobium sp. 200 window:
- a CDS encoding class I SAM-dependent methyltransferase — translation MTVTDDRKDAPFVGIIGEVLTNEAPYLASVISKQIDRFGLSWLQAFEKDLATFFANDIEGLRTATRGYIRFALDGMLLQKRFDKTKEYEAKTYEQASLEVYQNEKYMHSLYLPGIYLSHFLWRHHYLQQIFFAERFVPLVKKHGGTRFYDVGVGTGFYSRECLRQLPELTGHGFDLSAHSLSYTRRMVDAFGLSGRYQASLQDILANPPKEQAPFLINVEVLEHLEDPLSFLKGLYRMLAPGGLGLIAAAVTAPNADHIYLYRSAQEVVDQVQQAGFDVIEFRDDAAYDPRTPQESVPRNALLLVSKGND, via the coding sequence ATGACCGTTACAGATGACCGAAAAGACGCGCCCTTTGTCGGAATTATCGGCGAGGTTCTTACAAACGAAGCGCCGTACCTGGCCAGCGTTATTTCGAAGCAGATCGATCGCTTTGGGCTTTCTTGGCTTCAGGCCTTCGAAAAGGATCTGGCGACTTTTTTTGCCAACGACATCGAGGGTCTGCGAACCGCGACGCGCGGCTATATCCGGTTCGCCCTTGACGGCATGTTGCTGCAAAAGCGATTCGACAAGACGAAGGAGTACGAGGCGAAAACCTACGAGCAGGCGTCGCTGGAGGTCTACCAGAATGAAAAGTACATGCATTCTCTCTACCTGCCAGGGATTTACCTATCGCATTTTCTCTGGCGTCATCACTATCTCCAGCAGATATTCTTTGCGGAGCGCTTCGTTCCGCTCGTCAAGAAGCATGGCGGCACCAGGTTCTACGACGTCGGCGTCGGCACCGGCTTCTATTCGCGCGAATGCCTGCGCCAGCTACCCGAACTTACCGGCCATGGCTTCGACTTGAGCGCTCACTCGCTGTCCTATACGCGACGGATGGTCGATGCATTCGGCCTGTCGGGCCGCTATCAAGCGTCGCTGCAGGATATCCTTGCAAATCCACCGAAAGAGCAGGCGCCCTTCCTGATCAATGTCGAGGTTCTGGAGCACCTCGAGGATCCCTTGAGCTTCCTCAAGGGATTGTATCGAATGTTGGCACCGGGCGGCCTCGGTCTCATAGCCGCCGCAGTAACCGCGCCGAATGCCGATCACATCTATCTTTACCGCTCGGCACAGGAAGTTGTCGACCAGGTGCAGCAGGCCGGATTTGACGTTATCGAGTTTCGCGACGACGCGGCGTATGATCCGCGAACGCCGCAAGAGAGCGTTCCGCGCAACGCACTGCTCCTCGTTTCAAAAGGGAATGACTGA
- a CDS encoding DegT/DnrJ/EryC1/StrS family aminotransferase gives MPSSGQSHDIPWAKPTFWDKEEQYVLEALRSSWISGGPFVERFERGLADYLACKHVMAVSNGTAALHLAYIALGLKAGDEVVTPAFGFMAAANIALQLGMRPVFCDVDPDTWCMRADDIKAVLSPKTRAIVAVHSYGNVCEMESIIALGRERGIPVIEDAAEALGSLISGVPAGTLGTINTFSFHATKTITTGEGGLVATNDDALAATARLYRSHGLRRERHYWHEVPGHNFRMTNLQAALGCAQFEHVAAITRERRRVFSEYERRLNGMPGVVMQRKTPESDPLIWAVGVLLNPDVFPQGRDRVSLALAEKGIETRPGFQAPSEMTYFNEKPYPVADNLGRWVLSLPTFATLQNSEIEYICRQLSTLARA, from the coding sequence TTGCCTAGCAGCGGCCAGAGCCATGATATTCCGTGGGCCAAGCCGACCTTCTGGGACAAGGAGGAGCAGTATGTGCTTGAGGCTTTGCGCTCGAGCTGGATCTCAGGCGGTCCGTTCGTCGAGCGTTTCGAGCGCGGTCTTGCCGATTATCTGGCCTGCAAACATGTCATGGCGGTTTCCAATGGAACGGCAGCGCTGCATCTCGCTTATATCGCCCTGGGCCTGAAGGCAGGCGATGAAGTCGTGACGCCGGCCTTCGGCTTTATGGCCGCAGCGAACATTGCCCTGCAACTCGGTATGCGGCCGGTGTTTTGCGACGTTGACCCGGATACCTGGTGCATGCGCGCAGATGACATCAAGGCGGTGCTTTCGCCAAAGACACGGGCCATCGTTGCCGTGCATAGTTACGGCAACGTTTGCGAGATGGAATCAATCATTGCCCTTGGACGCGAGCGTGGCATTCCGGTGATCGAGGATGCGGCCGAGGCGCTGGGATCGCTTATTTCGGGTGTGCCGGCGGGAACGCTCGGTACGATCAATACCTTTAGCTTCCACGCCACGAAGACGATCACAACGGGCGAGGGCGGACTCGTTGCAACGAATGACGACGCACTCGCTGCAACCGCGCGGCTCTATCGCAGCCACGGACTGCGCCGCGAACGCCACTACTGGCACGAAGTACCCGGCCACAACTTCCGCATGACGAACCTGCAGGCTGCTCTCGGATGCGCGCAGTTTGAGCATGTCGCGGCGATCACGCGGGAGCGCCGACGCGTGTTCTCGGAGTATGAGCGTCGTCTCAACGGCATGCCCGGCGTCGTGATGCAACGGAAAACGCCGGAGTCCGATCCGCTTATCTGGGCCGTGGGCGTACTTTTGAATCCGGATGTCTTCCCGCAGGGCCGGGACCGCGTGTCGCTGGCGCTCGCAGAAAAAGGAATAGAGACGCGCCCCGGCTTTCAGGCGCCGTCGGAAATGACCTATTTCAACGAAAAGCCCTACCCGGTGGCCGACAATCTCGGCCGGTGGGTTCTCAGCCTGCCGACCTTCGCCACTTTGCAAAACAGCGAGATCGAATACATCTGCCGGCAACTGTCCACTCTAGCGCGCGCATAA
- a CDS encoding class I SAM-dependent methyltransferase: MKFADNFLPRYLQIAPAALALERAIECEMHVRNEWPGPILDIGCGDGIFASILCTEQIDTGIDPDKAELGAAHETNAYRELIACFGNDIPKPDKSFATIISNSVLEHIPDLIPVLKEAHRLLADDGHFHITIPSDRLELATAPARMLSALGMPSLARHYGRFYNRFWNHYHAYDDKTWRAMFAEAGFDVASHHAYVPRDLSTFYDLLTVIALPSFVSKKLLNRWVAWPAGRRLYSGLITWTIRRLMSHLNRGEGSLFFYSLKKRIP, translated from the coding sequence TTGAAGTTTGCTGACAATTTTCTTCCCCGTTACCTTCAGATTGCTCCAGCCGCGCTGGCGCTCGAGCGCGCGATTGAGTGTGAGATGCACGTTCGCAATGAGTGGCCGGGGCCGATCCTCGACATCGGGTGCGGCGACGGCATTTTCGCTTCAATTCTTTGCACGGAACAGATCGACACCGGCATCGACCCCGATAAGGCTGAGCTGGGTGCTGCGCACGAGACCAACGCCTACAGGGAGCTGATCGCATGCTTCGGCAACGACATTCCGAAGCCAGACAAGAGTTTTGCAACAATTATCTCCAACAGCGTGCTGGAGCACATCCCGGATCTCATTCCTGTTCTCAAGGAGGCCCACCGGCTGCTCGCGGACGATGGACATTTCCACATAACGATTCCGTCTGACCGGCTCGAGCTAGCCACAGCGCCCGCACGGATGCTTTCTGCGCTTGGCATGCCCTCGCTCGCGAGGCACTACGGCCGCTTCTACAACCGCTTCTGGAACCATTATCACGCCTATGACGACAAGACATGGCGAGCCATGTTCGCGGAAGCCGGTTTCGATGTTGCTTCGCATCACGCGTATGTTCCGCGGGATCTCTCGACGTTTTATGATCTTCTGACGGTAATCGCGCTGCCTTCTTTCGTGTCGAAGAAGCTTCTCAACCGCTGGGTCGCGTGGCCTGCGGGGCGGCGGCTTTATTCCGGGCTGATCACATGGACTATCCGCAGGCTGATGTCGCACCTGAACCGCGGCGAAGGCAGCCTGTTCTTCTATTCGCTGAAAAAGCGGATACCATAA
- a CDS encoding acyl carrier protein: MDVRGKLTNSFRRVFEIDGLVLADEMTAKDVPGWDSLAHINLIMDVEEEFGLRFTVDDIADLKNVGEMIQMLERKLSLA; this comes from the coding sequence ATGGACGTTCGAGGAAAACTAACAAACTCTTTCCGTCGGGTGTTCGAGATCGATGGCCTGGTCCTTGCCGATGAAATGACTGCAAAAGACGTGCCCGGTTGGGACTCCCTCGCGCACATCAATCTCATCATGGATGTGGAGGAGGAATTTGGCCTCCGTTTCACCGTCGACGACATTGCCGATCTCAAGAATGTCGGCGAAATGATCCAGATGCTGGAGAGGAAGCTTTCACTTGCCTAG
- a CDS encoding GntR family transcriptional regulator, producing the protein MKSTIPETGVPIAQPDRQEASLHGEILLRLRDYVVEGNIPEGARVPERQLCEMLGISRTPLREALKVLAAEGLIELLPNRGARVRQLGERDLEELFDVMAGLESLAGRLACEAITDEEIAAIERLHYEMYGHYLNSDMHGYFQVNQRIHESIVAAARNETLHAAYASFAGRIRRIRYSANFARKRQRWGEAMREHEAILDALRRRAGSELSDILFQHLRNKRTAAIEHLAAARDATAATAAGG; encoded by the coding sequence ATGAAATCCACGATTCCCGAAACCGGGGTGCCGATCGCCCAGCCCGACCGCCAAGAGGCCTCGCTGCACGGCGAAATCCTGCTGCGGCTTCGCGATTACGTGGTCGAAGGCAACATTCCAGAGGGCGCACGCGTTCCCGAACGGCAACTCTGCGAGATGCTTGGTATTTCCAGGACGCCGCTGCGCGAGGCGCTCAAGGTCCTGGCGGCGGAGGGCTTGATCGAGCTCCTGCCCAACCGCGGCGCACGCGTGCGCCAGCTTGGCGAGCGGGATCTGGAGGAGCTTTTCGACGTCATGGCCGGCCTGGAAAGCCTCGCCGGACGCCTTGCCTGCGAGGCCATCACGGACGAGGAAATCGCCGCGATCGAGCGGCTGCACTATGAGATGTACGGCCATTACCTCAACAGCGACATGCACGGCTATTTTCAGGTCAACCAGCGCATCCACGAGAGCATTGTCGCCGCCGCGCGCAACGAGACCCTTCACGCGGCCTACGCCAGCTTTGCCGGCCGGATCCGCCGGATCCGCTATTCCGCCAATTTCGCGCGCAAGCGGCAGCGCTGGGGCGAGGCCATGCGCGAGCACGAGGCGATCCTGGATGCGCTGCGCCGCCGCGCCGGAAGCGAGCTGAGCGACATCCTGTTCCAGCACTTGCGCAACAAGCGAACCGCAGCCATTGAACATCTGGCCGCGGCACGGGATGCCACCGCAGCGACAGCCGCAGGCGGCTAG
- a CDS encoding MaoC/PaaZ C-terminal domain-containing protein — MGEGFKLFKIDEAIETSLLMSEEVIKKFCDISSDTNAVHVDAAYARKHGFREPIVYGNLLGALISNLVGMHLPSSEVIILRESIDFRNPVYRGDVVRLRATVASVHEAVSSVQMKLEFTTETGQVATGTCVIKCL, encoded by the coding sequence ATGGGCGAGGGATTCAAACTCTTCAAGATCGACGAGGCTATCGAGACAAGCCTGTTGATGTCCGAGGAAGTCATCAAGAAATTCTGCGACATTTCTTCCGACACCAATGCCGTTCATGTCGATGCAGCGTACGCCAGAAAGCATGGTTTCCGCGAACCGATCGTCTATGGCAACCTTCTCGGTGCACTCATTTCCAACCTGGTCGGCATGCATCTGCCGAGCAGTGAGGTCATCATCCTGCGGGAGAGCATCGACTTCAGAAATCCGGTCTATCGCGGAGACGTGGTCAGGCTGCGTGCGACAGTCGCGAGCGTTCATGAAGCGGTATCCTCCGTGCAGATGAAACTGGAATTCACAACAGAAACCGGCCAAGTGGCCACTGGCACGTGTGTCATTAAATGCCTGTAG
- a CDS encoding glycosyltransferase has protein sequence MNQNNPSSAAAEKDVSIILPTYNEAGNILTLVDRIEAAVPEGWRYRIVVVDDSSPDGTYDIVRKRAERDPNVRAILRTEDRGFAKSIRHGIEQADSPRIIVMDSDLTHDPLEIPRLLHVGEVYDIVSGSRFCAGGRMVDLYHYFASMLFNWSLRLLIGTQVQDNLGGYFTARRDVILKLPVDDIFYGYGEYYFRLLHFAQHAGHSIVEIPSSYLLRGTGKSKSNWFRMIRTYSVAAIKLRILIWRLNRT, from the coding sequence ATGAATCAGAATAATCCATCGAGCGCTGCGGCGGAAAAGGATGTCTCGATCATTCTGCCTACCTACAACGAAGCTGGGAACATATTGACGCTTGTCGATCGGATCGAGGCGGCGGTTCCGGAAGGATGGCGCTATCGAATTGTCGTGGTCGACGATAGCAGTCCGGACGGGACCTACGATATCGTGCGCAAGCGCGCCGAGCGCGACCCGAATGTGAGAGCGATCCTGAGAACGGAAGATCGTGGATTTGCCAAATCGATTCGCCACGGTATCGAGCAAGCCGATTCACCTCGCATCATAGTGATGGACAGCGATCTCACGCACGATCCGCTCGAGATCCCGCGCCTGCTGCACGTTGGAGAGGTTTACGACATCGTCAGCGGATCGCGTTTCTGTGCCGGCGGACGAATGGTGGATTTGTACCACTATTTCGCCAGTATGCTGTTCAACTGGAGCCTGCGATTGCTGATTGGCACGCAGGTGCAGGACAATCTTGGCGGCTATTTCACCGCGCGCCGAGACGTCATACTAAAGCTGCCGGTTGATGACATATTCTATGGCTACGGCGAATATTACTTCCGACTGCTGCATTTCGCCCAGCATGCGGGCCATTCCATAGTCGAGATACCGAGCTCGTATTTGCTGCGCGGCACCGGCAAGAGCAAGTCGAACTGGTTCAGGATGATCCGAACCTATAGTGTGGCGGCAATCAAGCTGCGCATTTTGATCTGGCGATTGAACAGAACGTAG
- a CDS encoding FAD-binding and (Fe-S)-binding domain-containing protein — translation MKNASTLQRRLRSNLTGDVFFDAFSRGRYATDASFYQIMPAGVVVPRSMDEALAALAICRDEGLIVTPRGGGTSQCGQTVNDGIVVDFSKHLNRILSLDVESRTCVVEPGIVLDDLNRQFKKHGLWFPVDVSTASRATIGGMAGNNSCGGRSLRYGTMRDNTLSMDAALADGTRLHFGEVARDLARVDSSQSGLELFRDMLDLGEREAAEISERFPKVQRRVGGYNLDALVPRNAPNNLAHLLVGSEGTLAFTTQVELKLWPIIRNKVLGVCHFGSFYEAMDAAQHLVKLRPIAVELVDRTMIALGRDIAMFKPIIGTAVRGDPDAVLVVEFAEEDQAENLHRLKQLGELMADLGFGWDRPQRKWGGVVEITEPALQTGIADFRAAGLNVMMSMKQEGKPVSFVEDCAVPLPHLADYTERLNAIFARHGTRGTMYAHASEGCLHVRPVLNLKLEKDVYAMRAIAEETFELVREYKGSHSGEHGDGLVRSEFHEAMFGTRLVADFREIKQRFDPENLLNPGKIVDPPKMDDRSLFRYRPDYRVAEFKTVLDWSAYPGAGGGFQGAVEMCNNNGACRKLEGGVMCPSYRATRNEKDVTRGRANTLRLAISGQLGPDALSSDEMMDTLKLCVSCKACRHECPTGVDMAKMKIEVLAARAEKHGLSLRDRLVGYLPRYADLASHVAPLANWRNHSPLLRNLFEKFAGISAKRALPAFRRDVFKADAEVFGAAGGHEVVLFADTFNRAYERENLDAALRVLVEGGYRVHVPRPVDRARPLCCGRTFLSAGLVEQARGELERLVTTYAPFAARGVPIVGLEPSCLLTLRDELLSLRSDNEARSVSAHALLFEEFLVREAEAGRLKLPLGAIQAKALVHGHCHQKSFGAFKPVEKVLRLVPDLTVETVESSCCGMAGAFGYGADTYQASMEMAELSLLPTVRQADAATLIVADGTSCRHQIKDGTNRAALHVARVLAMSLDSAKGNSHPSPGTPSTPPLAISSI, via the coding sequence ATGAAAAACGCCTCGACGCTCCAGCGACGCCTGCGGTCCAACCTGACCGGCGATGTGTTCTTCGATGCCTTCAGCCGCGGCCGCTATGCCACCGATGCCTCGTTCTACCAGATCATGCCGGCGGGCGTCGTGGTGCCCCGTAGCATGGATGAGGCGCTTGCGGCGCTCGCCATCTGCCGGGACGAGGGCCTGATCGTCACCCCGCGCGGCGGCGGCACCTCGCAATGCGGCCAGACGGTCAACGACGGGATCGTCGTCGATTTCTCCAAACACCTGAACCGGATCCTTTCCCTCGACGTCGAAAGCCGGACCTGCGTGGTCGAGCCCGGCATCGTGCTCGACGATCTCAACCGCCAGTTCAAGAAGCACGGGCTCTGGTTTCCGGTCGACGTCTCCACCGCCTCGCGCGCCACCATCGGCGGCATGGCCGGCAACAATTCCTGCGGCGGCCGTTCGCTCCGCTACGGCACCATGCGCGACAACACGCTGTCGATGGATGCGGCGCTGGCCGACGGCACGCGCTTGCATTTCGGCGAGGTGGCGCGGGATCTGGCGCGGGTGGACTCGTCCCAGAGCGGGCTCGAATTGTTCCGCGACATGCTCGATCTCGGCGAGCGCGAGGCCGCGGAGATATCCGAGCGATTTCCAAAGGTGCAGCGCCGCGTCGGCGGCTACAATCTCGATGCGCTGGTGCCGCGCAATGCGCCGAACAACCTGGCGCATCTTCTGGTCGGCTCCGAAGGCACGCTGGCCTTCACCACGCAGGTCGAACTCAAACTGTGGCCCATCATCCGCAACAAGGTGCTCGGCGTCTGCCATTTCGGCAGTTTTTACGAGGCGATGGATGCGGCGCAGCATCTGGTGAAGCTGCGTCCGATCGCCGTTGAGTTGGTCGATCGCACGATGATCGCGCTCGGGCGCGATATCGCGATGTTCAAACCGATCATCGGCACCGCCGTGCGCGGCGATCCCGACGCAGTGCTGGTCGTAGAATTCGCCGAGGAAGATCAGGCCGAAAATCTGCATCGCCTAAAACAGCTCGGCGAACTGATGGCCGATCTCGGCTTTGGCTGGGACAGACCGCAACGCAAATGGGGTGGCGTGGTCGAGATCACCGAGCCCGCACTCCAGACCGGGATCGCCGACTTCCGCGCCGCCGGCCTCAACGTGATGATGTCGATGAAGCAGGAAGGAAAGCCGGTCTCCTTCGTCGAGGATTGCGCAGTGCCGCTGCCGCACCTTGCGGACTACACCGAACGGCTCAACGCCATCTTCGCCAGGCACGGCACCCGCGGCACCATGTATGCGCACGCCTCCGAAGGCTGCCTGCATGTGCGCCCTGTCCTCAATTTGAAGCTCGAAAAGGACGTCTACGCGATGCGCGCCATCGCCGAAGAAACGTTCGAGCTGGTGCGAGAATACAAGGGCTCGCACTCCGGCGAGCATGGCGACGGCCTGGTTCGTTCCGAATTCCATGAAGCTATGTTCGGCACCCGCCTCGTCGCCGATTTCAGGGAGATCAAGCAGCGTTTCGATCCGGAGAATTTGCTCAATCCCGGCAAGATCGTCGATCCGCCAAAAATGGACGACCGTTCGCTGTTTCGCTATCGGCCGGACTATCGCGTCGCCGAGTTCAAGACCGTGCTGGACTGGTCAGCCTATCCCGGCGCGGGCGGCGGCTTTCAGGGCGCGGTTGAGATGTGCAACAACAACGGCGCCTGCCGAAAACTCGAGGGCGGCGTGATGTGTCCGTCCTACCGCGCAACCCGCAACGAGAAGGACGTTACGCGAGGCCGCGCCAATACGCTGCGGCTTGCGATCTCGGGGCAGCTCGGCCCCGATGCGCTCTCTTCCGACGAGATGATGGACACGCTCAAGCTCTGCGTCTCCTGCAAGGCGTGCCGTCATGAATGCCCGACCGGCGTCGACATGGCCAAGATGAAGATCGAGGTGCTCGCCGCCCGCGCGGAGAAACACGGGCTTTCGCTGCGCGACCGGCTGGTCGGCTATTTGCCGCGCTATGCAGACCTGGCCTCTCATGTCGCTCCGCTCGCCAACTGGCGCAATCACAGTCCGTTGCTGCGCAACCTGTTCGAGAAATTTGCCGGCATCAGTGCGAAGCGCGCCCTGCCCGCGTTTCGCCGCGACGTGTTCAAGGCCGATGCTGAGGTCTTCGGCGCCGCCGGTGGCCATGAGGTCGTGCTGTTCGCTGACACCTTCAACCGCGCCTATGAGCGCGAGAATCTCGACGCCGCCTTGCGGGTGCTGGTCGAGGGTGGGTATCGCGTTCACGTTCCGCGCCCCGTCGACCGCGCCCGTCCGCTGTGTTGCGGACGGACCTTCCTCTCAGCCGGTCTGGTCGAACAGGCGCGCGGCGAACTGGAGAGGCTTGTCACGACCTACGCGCCGTTCGCCGCGCGCGGCGTACCGATCGTGGGACTGGAGCCGAGCTGTCTACTGACGCTTCGCGACGAACTGCTCTCGCTCCGCTCCGACAATGAGGCCAGGAGCGTCAGCGCGCATGCATTGCTGTTCGAGGAATTTCTGGTTCGCGAGGCGGAGGCCGGCCGCCTCAAGCTGCCGCTCGGCGCTATCCAGGCCAAAGCGCTGGTTCACGGCCACTGCCATCAAAAATCCTTCGGCGCGTTCAAGCCGGTCGAGAAGGTACTTCGCCTCGTTCCCGATCTGACTGTCGAAACCGTCGAATCCAGTTGCTGCGGCATGGCCGGCGCGTTCGGCTACGGCGCCGACACCTACCAGGCCTCGATGGAAATGGCCGAGCTGTCGCTGCTGCCGACGGTACGCCAGGCCGACGCAGCCACGCTGATCGTTGCCGACGGCACCTCCTGCCGGCACCAGATCAAGGATGGCACGAACCGTGCAGCACTGCACGTCGCCCGGGTGCTCGCGATGAGCCTCGACAGCGCAAAAGGCAACTCACACCCGTCTCCGGGCACCCCCTCCACCCCTCCGCTGGCGATATCATCCATCTAA
- a CDS encoding HAD-IIIC family phosphatase: MPVAPAQADRIATFQQSLRISKLREMNSRELLTLASRFERIEPEFVRAFGDRRKSLKLSILASLSAQHLCSSLKLFLYAEGLAPVIHLGGYDAVTSGTMQPNADIWKFAPDVTLLVPSTEDIKTWPRMFAPAAEVEEWARRQSEIYLAIWDVIAEKLPGCRVYHALFVQPLERPLGNLERRYPFSRSNCLRALNDRLVAQRPKHVHLVDLDALADLVGRQHWFDETGYFLTKQPISLRELPLVGAYLARLIASGRGDVKKCLVLDLDNTLWGGVVGDDGVDGIRIDPSDPVGEAYVHFQKYLLALKERGVLLAVCSKNDDAIARSAFVAKPEMPLKLSDFSAFQANWDDKVTNIRRIADGLNIGVDSLVFFDDNPAEREIVNEYEPLVLTINVPPDPAHYIRALDLSFAFEWEQLTEEDIGRSETYARDRERQQLESQFTDYDDYLRSLQMKAWIEPVSNEGSVRIVQLFGKTNQFNTRTRRYSESAIARLGDAPDSCVIQVKFADRFSNYGIVASAVLNLRGNAVFIDNWVMSCRVFERGLENAMFEAMICYARENSAERIVGEFIPTAKNVYVKELFERLGFDPLVADGDFRPEPDGTLYSLPLSRPPATRHYIDTIMTLDGAEQAIKLDLSQHSEKKVRLS, from the coding sequence ATGCCTGTAGCACCGGCACAAGCCGATCGAATCGCGACTTTCCAGCAGTCGCTCCGGATTTCGAAGCTGCGGGAGATGAATTCCCGGGAGTTGCTGACGCTTGCCTCCCGTTTCGAACGGATTGAACCCGAATTCGTCAGGGCGTTCGGCGATCGTCGCAAGTCTCTGAAGCTGTCGATTCTGGCGTCCCTGTCGGCCCAGCACCTGTGCTCAAGCCTGAAGCTGTTCCTCTATGCCGAGGGGCTCGCGCCGGTCATTCACCTCGGCGGATATGACGCCGTTACGTCGGGGACGATGCAGCCGAACGCCGATATCTGGAAATTCGCGCCCGACGTGACTTTGCTGGTGCCTTCGACCGAGGATATCAAGACCTGGCCGCGCATGTTCGCCCCTGCCGCAGAGGTCGAGGAATGGGCCAGGCGACAATCGGAAATCTATCTTGCGATCTGGGATGTCATTGCGGAGAAGTTGCCGGGATGCCGCGTGTATCATGCGCTGTTTGTCCAGCCACTGGAGCGGCCTCTGGGCAATCTGGAGCGGCGATATCCCTTCTCGCGCAGCAATTGTCTGCGGGCGCTCAACGATCGCCTCGTTGCGCAGCGGCCGAAGCACGTCCATCTCGTCGATCTGGACGCGCTTGCCGATCTCGTTGGGCGCCAGCACTGGTTCGACGAAACCGGCTACTTCCTGACCAAGCAGCCGATCTCATTGCGTGAGCTGCCGCTTGTCGGTGCCTATCTGGCGCGTCTTATCGCCAGCGGACGCGGCGATGTGAAAAAGTGCCTTGTTCTCGATCTGGATAATACCCTCTGGGGCGGCGTCGTCGGCGATGATGGTGTCGATGGCATCAGGATCGATCCTTCCGATCCCGTCGGTGAAGCGTATGTGCACTTCCAGAAATATCTGCTGGCCCTGAAAGAACGCGGCGTCTTGCTGGCCGTCTGCAGCAAGAACGATGATGCGATCGCGCGCAGCGCCTTCGTGGCGAAGCCGGAAATGCCGCTGAAACTATCGGATTTTTCCGCGTTCCAGGCCAACTGGGATGACAAGGTCACCAATATCCGACGAATTGCCGATGGATTGAATATCGGCGTGGATTCCCTGGTTTTCTTCGACGACAATCCGGCCGAACGTGAGATCGTCAATGAATACGAGCCGTTGGTGCTCACGATCAACGTACCACCCGATCCAGCCCACTACATTCGTGCACTAGATCTGTCGTTTGCGTTCGAGTGGGAGCAATTGACCGAAGAAGACATCGGCAGATCCGAAACCTACGCGAGGGATCGCGAACGGCAGCAACTGGAATCGCAGTTTACTGACTACGATGACTATCTACGCTCACTGCAGATGAAGGCGTGGATCGAACCCGTCAGCAACGAAGGTTCGGTGAGAATCGTACAGTTGTTCGGCAAGACAAATCAGTTCAACACCCGCACCCGGCGTTACTCCGAAAGCGCTATCGCCAGGCTCGGGGATGCACCGGACTCCTGCGTCATTCAGGTCAAGTTCGCCGATCGCTTTTCAAACTACGGGATCGTTGCAAGCGCGGTGCTCAACCTGCGTGGGAATGCAGTGTTTATCGACAACTGGGTTATGAGCTGTCGGGTTTTTGAGCGCGGGCTGGAAAACGCAATGTTCGAGGCGATGATCTGCTACGCCAGGGAGAATAGCGCGGAAAGGATCGTCGGCGAATTCATCCCAACTGCCAAGAACGTTTATGTCAAAGAGCTCTTTGAGCGTCTGGGGTTTGATCCGCTGGTCGCCGACGGTGATTTTCGTCCGGAGCCCGATGGGACGCTTTACAGCCTGCCGTTGTCCAGGCCCCCTGCGACCAGGCATTACATCGACACAATCATGACGCTCGACGGCGCTGAGCAGGCAATAAAGCTGGATTTATCCCAGCATTCAGAAAAGAAGGTGCGGTTATCATGA